From Gossypium raimondii isolate GPD5lz chromosome 11, ASM2569854v1, whole genome shotgun sequence:
CCTTAGCTTTCCACAATtaaggattttcccaaattcactgatttgataacctttgaggacaaggtttaatCTCACAATCTTCTTTAAGATTTCTATCCAAAATCTTAAGATTGCAACTCACTTAAGGTTTCAACCCAAACCTTAATATACAACCCTCTCAAAGAGATACATagaagcaaacaaagaaataattcTTACAAGATCAAAATGTTTGCCATTAAAGCTCAAATAAAGAAGAATACACTTGAGCTAAAGAAAAACaatgaaagctcacaagtgtgcataataaaagtatgaaaGAATTAAGCACTAAAGTTGTTTTTATTGATCTTTAAGCTTAATTATCCCTCTTATTATTGTAAGATCTTTGGATGTTGGTATTTATACCccctaattgatttccaaccgtTGTGGTTGTTGGAGATATGAATAGAACCGTTGAGGATGTAAAACTAGTGCATTTAATTTACCTATAATAATAACTATCGGTACCAGTTAAAAagatattgataatttttgcaTTTAATGCAAAGTTAGTGACCGTTGGAACTAAAGATACCGATAGCAATGGACTTAGTAAAAAGTTAGGATTcgtatgacatgccattagggttATACACGCATTTGATTAGGGATTTACATGTTATTATGAGATCTAACATATGTTACAGATTCTCGAGTTAAACGTATTGTAGGTTTAACCCGGACATgtaactttgatttaatgtcagcttgtgtgagcaattAGAATTGCCCACGAGCAACTAGAATTGTTGctataacaacccgtttttagtgaaatcagaacagtggtttcgggatcacaaatctgagttcgaaaataaaaattattttaatattattttatggtctgaattatgatagaaatatcatatgaaaattttgttaggaaaattttaccgattacatgtttaattgataaaaggaccaaattgcatggaATGCagaagttgagttctagtagctataagtatcaaatagctatggaattcaaaattggaggtccttatatggtaaatagaccattaagaggagttagtagataagtatgatgattcagccatgaaaaattaagaaaagaaaatgataaaattggaaagatgataaataataaaataaaactaaatatcatcatttatcatctttcctaaaatcaaaagacatggaaaccctagtttgaaGCTTTAAGATAGAAAAGCTTACTTTGGCTcaattaggtgagtattcaagtcccgtttttagtaatttttatgtttccgagatcgtaatagcttaagtTAGCTATctcagggattaatttgcaaagttatcaaagtactagggtttttccatggatgaatatagttgaattatgaagttttatggtagaaaatgaaaggttgtttatagataaacaacttttgtaaagggaattttgatgaaattatgatttagggactaaattgaaaagtttcaaaattcatggaaaaattttgaattttatgaaatacatgggctacTATTGTGACATTGAAAAAccggctaggcttggaataaggattaaattgcattaatttcattttctgagcctagggacaaaatcgtaattaaacaaaattataggggcaaaatggtaactTTGCCTAaaatgtgaattggattgaattgaatatgattaagttaaatttactcgtatagatccggatagaccaaataTAGAGTTAGATCGTGGGAAAGAAAAAGTATCGAATTAGTAGATTTTGCGAACACGAAGATTagttgaggtaagtttgtgtaactaaattgtatatttatatgtttaaattgagtAATATGTATGTGAAATATATAATTGTCATGTATAAGTATTGATCTGTATCCGGGAAATATCTGACAAGTATTAAGTCCCgtatgaataaatgaaattcgatggatacagggtttcCGGTTGGTCGTGGTCCTAcatatgttgcagacacaccatagctagaaagagcgtcccgttattagctctcatgagcatcccGATATATGGCCCCCtaaagcttcccgttatatggttcttgtgagcttcccgttaatagctcttcggagcatcccaaTTGGTCGTGATCGTGTatatgttgcagacacaccaaAGCTCTTATGATCGTCCCAATATATGGTTCTTCAAAGCTTTCCGATTAAAGGATCTTTTATGAGCTTCCTAATATATGGCTCTCCGGTGCTTCTCGATACTGGCTCGTTTGAACTTCCTGATTATGactattatgagcttcccgttatacagctcgaataagcttcccgttacatggctcacatgagcttcccgttatatggcttgAGAGAGAGCTTCCTATTTATGTGCTTACATAAGcattcccgaatatgaattggcGGATTTCatatttgtacacttcgtgtgtactacccgggtatccatcgatattttaaatgattcaacaagaaaaatcctgatatgagaaaataaatgaattcaaaGTGAATTGTTATCTGTATAGACACGAAATATATGGAAATTTgatattgatgagctcatacttgattcttgatattcatgtgataaatgactaacatgtttgatgaagtTGTGTGTTTAGGCTATTAGCCAAATTGCTTGGATgcattttgtatatttattttaatgaaaatgaatggtaagttaatttcttgttatacgaacttactaagcattaaatgcttgctctgttttatttcctctattttatagtactcggaggctcgtaaaggttggaagctggttGGAGTCATATCACACTATCCCTCGGACTTTTCGGTATATATATAGGCTAAATATGACCAATGATGACAATGTAAATGTTTGGTTGTAAGTAgtcattggaatggcttgtgaaTGACATATTTTGATGAGTTTATACATGGTCTTAATGTGTTTGATGAGTCTTTGAATTGCTTAAATGATGGAAATTATATAGGCTcattattaattgatttgagTTAGTATCATTGGTAagatatgcatatatgtgaaaTGGTTCAATTAGGGGAAATTGAATACTTGGATATATAGGatgttataatatatactaaacttggttttagcttgatttgaatgattgGTATTCCCTTGTGAATGCGTTAAAGTGttgatgtaggtggaagacaatttgggtgagaaaagtgaccttagaaatgacctatttttgtccacacgggtagagacatggacgtgtgtctcagccgtgtgtgacacatggcctagcacatgggtgtgtgatctggccgtgtgtcccctgtatctttaaaattcaaaacagaatgcttaGAATTGATCACAAGGCCTGGCACACGgatgtgtggcttggccgtgtgacccaagtcagagagttaaaCGATTATGGACacggctgggacacggccgtatGCCTTAtctcgaatgcccacacggcctgaccacacgggcgtgtgtcccctgcaccttgaaaaaattttgaaattttgtaaaaaattctttgagtgcctggtttagtcccgacttgtttctaatgcatattttgggcctcgatggctcatataagggatGATATGATTCATTATGAATGATTTCttatatgaatgttaaataacatgaaatgtCTGTTATATGTTCTATAAATTTCGGTAATAcgccgtaaccctgttccgatgacggatacgagttaggggtgttacagttgcacattttttgcatttaagcaaataaattatttaataattctattaacatttattaaggaataaattaatatattttattatattgacTTAAAATGTTGGTAGTTATACACCACATGCATGATACATCCATAAAATATTAAGCAACTTCTTTTTCTTAGGTTGCAAATATATAACAATTACTTGAGTGAGGACTAGTTTAACATTACTTTTCGAATTGGTTTTAAAAAGTGTTGTGGAAAAGTAATTTTGAGaaatgcttttgagaaataaaatgttcattttagacatggtgttataaagtaataattatatatttaaataatgttcaaattagttaatattatgatattttagtaagaatataaaatcaatttataataatttgttgttaatattttaatatatgaaatataaattttaaatattttaagcaattaatattaattatctataaaatttaattgaatatataaactatattttaaatattaaaatataaccaataaaattttaaatatataatattatatatttaaaataaaattcaataggaAAGTAATTACATACccaatataaatatcatataaaatacTTTATAAGGGTTAAAATTGTCCTTTGCTCCTAAAAATGTTTTTGCTAAAagcaaaagctaaaaatatttttacttttgggGTCAAAAGCgcttttgatttaaaaaataattttgtttagtaTTGTTTATGGCTCTAAAAATGCACTATTAATAGTGCCTAATATCTACTTcaacaaaattcttaaaataaatagtaaaagcattattaagataattaacatagtaattaattaaaaaattaaaaaaatccttATATTTACGTAGAGCAAGACTTGAAGCTAAAATAGTAAAATCTACATGACCTGGTCAACCCATGCTTTAattccttttcaaaatttatttacatatatgaTATTGTCAGTGCATGACATAAGAATGTTGTTAAGATCTATTTAAATTAAGGGgttgatatgtatataagtaCATTTGTTTcctaattaatgtaaaattaatataaataagtgTCATGTATGGCATTGATTAAAGTGGTGTATATATATCTACAAttatttcctaattaaattaaaattaacatattaaatacaaaagattaaaaaaataaataaataaataattgaattgaagtTGGTGTGGTAGAGGTTTGGTTGGAGTAGTTGGAAGATTTTGAAGCGTTTTCAATGGGTTTTCTACTTTAATAGGTGGCCTTAAAATATTCTTAAGCAAGTAATAACGTTAGAGGCAAATCTCATTCCTTGAAAAATATAGATTACGTGTGCAGTGGGATTTAGAAGAATTTGGAAAACCTTCTTGTTTTAAAAGAGAAGCATAATTCGAATGTTTGcagttttttttgtaaatttaatttaattttatcacaatcttttgagaatattttaaatttgtgtctCATCATTCATAagtttaattcaaatataatatttttacttaaaaaaactAGTATATGAAAAGTTATCTTTATACATATTCTTCCAATAATACTATTCATACTAATTAATGTCTTTACATCAAATGTATTGTCATTCATTATCAAAGTCAACACAAGCAGACCCATATTTTATTAAGAGCTGCATTTTGGTTCAAGAATTAAATGGAATCAGAGAAAAAAGAATCAAGTAAAACAACCTATTTATCAAACATCCTTATTTATACTAATGGTGTAATGATAATATTGTATATTGTATTTTAAGTGACAaatgatgttaaaattttagatttgatattgttgaaataaataatcacaaatcttaaatataaatcctaaaataaaaaatatatatcgtTATTTGTAATTCTCATGACTTATTAAagtgatttaaaaatttatgaagcCAACAATAGCAACATCTAGCATGTAGAATTCCATGGCATTTAAATATTGGGGTATATCcacacacaaaaaagaaaaagaaaaaaaaaggttgaaagGGCCAAATAGGCTTCAACTTAATTTGAACAGCATTTAATTTGGGAAATTGTGAGTCACCTGATGCAGAGTTATGACGGCCATATTGGGTAGGTAGATGCAACGACCAACGCTAACCTCACCAATACttgccttttttctttctttttgctgGCCAAATTGGATCCGGGTTTTGTGTtcgaaaatttattattattttatgtttataaaatattaatattttattataatttcattataaaatataatttcatttttttataaaatatttagaactaCTCACAATCTTTTCTTACTCTTAGATGAGAGAATCAATAAGTTTCAGCACATTCAAATACTCATCTTCTGCTCTAATAATAATGTCGATACCAACCAAACTAAAATTCAATGGataattcaatcttttttttttttaccctttttgtttcaattatttataaCAAACAAGTAGCAACTCTTGCAATTCCTGTTGCATATATGCTATAATTATTTGTGTCGACTGAAGagaaattggaaaataaaaatacgtaATGTGCCAAAAACGATGAATATGATTGTTGATGCTATGTCTAAATGGATTAGGGGCTGCGCAACtggatttcatatttttgttcaCCCGCCTCCAGTGGTGCAAGATACTATGTTGCGAGATAAGTGTTAAGCAACAAAAATTTGGCTTCATGATTAAACTTTGAAGTTCAACTTCTTACATTGTaaccaaaaaacaaacaaacaaataatatatgggaattataattactattaatatatttgtataattataattttaatgaaattgttacaaattaaattaataataaaagtatattagaatttagattaaaataaatttaaatatgggaacttaagtttaaaataaaatctaaagtagaaattaatatatataaatgtttataGTGAAACTCAAACTTCAACTATCAATATGTAACATGATCTACAAGTATTTAATTTCCATTGAAGGTAATGTTTCTACAACGAAGAAAAACAAGAATGCATTAAGTTTCCATCATAGAGGCATGAGTTGTAATCCACGTAGTTAGTATTATATCGGtgtattgtttttattttaatattggtatgtacatattttgatatattattttaagcttattcatatttttaaatattttcacatatatatttattatttaaattttagtttcttaaCAAATTATAGATGTACTTAAATATTTCTCACAAACatatttctaatataatttttaatttcttaacaatttatatgttattttgataaaatatatatatattaaagatgCATACAAAATATCTCATTAATTTACactcatataaaatatttatatgtaaatataagtTAATgcttaattttgtaacttttaattttaaatgtaattataaaaatttaaaatgatcaagtaaaaaatttaaaagttagtttaaaatattataaatttgtacCAACTAACACATACTAATGTATTGATTGAAACGGGCTGAAACTTATCGAAATTGTTGAAATCCAtcaaaatattgattagaatTGACCTTAGGACTAAAACGATACGTGTCCAAAATGATACGTATCGGCTAGTTCAATCAATGATCACacaaagataaatatatttgcATGGAAGGTAAGAaaaacaataatgcattaattaattattttcctttatgaATATCATATTGACCAAAATGAGTAGCATTGATTAACATTTTCCTCATTTATGAATGATATTGACCAATATGATGTTTCGAAATGACACCTATGCGACAGATAAACATTATTGCCCAAAGCACGAGCTGAGCGAGGAACGTAGGCCACAATACCCTTCCGAATGACGGACAAATCAGAAGAAGGACCAACAGTGTTGGCCGGGCCGCTCCTACTTCTAATTGGATTAAGTTAGAACACCAATGGAGTGATGAAAGCAGTATCCGAAAGAGCTTCATCTGATATGAATACAAGTTAGGATTTGTACAGCTTTTCGGGCAGAGCTGCAGGGGGTTCATGATGGCTTAATGATATTGgcaatatttaatataattttgattcaaaatttatgccattttaaaaaaaaatcgtgtCATATATAAGTTTACCAAGGCAAAAGGGCATCACTTGAGTGCAAAATCATGCAAcataaattagtataataaaatgtaatgaagatacaaatattttattataatattcttttaagtTCTTAGCAAGTAACCTATTACGCTCTTGCAGCGGAAAGTTTTTAGTACGGAAATAAGATCACTTTACACACAAAGTAGTAGATAAAGAACAAAACCCAGATTTCATGCTCTACTCTTGAACGGGATGGCTCGAATGACTATTTGGTGATAAAGCGCAGCAAGTGCAGCCCCAATGAATGGTCCAACCCAAAAGATCCACTGTCAAAAGGGTGAAAAATGCAAGCCATTATGTCAAGCATATGAACAAAGAAACAACAacaatatatatagttataataGTTTTTAAACCTACATGGTCATTCCAAGCATGGTCCCTATTGTAGATGATGGCTGCTCCAAGGCTCCTGGCAGGGTTAATGCCTGTTCCTGTGATGGGGATGGTTGCCAAATGAACCAAGAACACTGCAAACCCAATTGGCAATGGGGCCAATATCTGCAATGTCAAACAGAACATGAAAAAGTAGATCAAAAGATGTCAACAACCAGCGGCCTTCTCGGTACCAAATAGTTCTCCAAATTCAATGGCTTGTCCAAGCTGAAGGAACACTGATATATCGGATATGAATGAGTTAAAGGAAGTACGTACACGTGGTTTATGGTGAGAGTTTCGATGCATATGCATTACCTAATTACTTAAACGCAAAGGAAGTACACACATGGTTTTGAAGGAGAAATAGTACTTACAGGGACATGAGAGTCTCTGGCATTTCTCTTGGCGTCGGTTGCTGAGAAAACAGTGTAAACGAGAACAAATGTACCAACAATCTCAGCTCCAAGGCCGTCCCCTTTGGTGTATCCATGGTTCACAACATTGGCTCCACCACCCAACACCTCATATCTTGATGGCTGGAATCCTTTCACCACCCCAGCACCACATATTGCGCCCAGGCATTGCATTACCATGTAAAAGATGGCTCTGGTCAGAGAAAGCTTCCTTGCCAATAACAGACCAAATGTCACAGCTGGGTTTATGTGTCCACCTACTCAATGCATGAACatgaaaagcaaaaaaaaaaaaaaaaaagttaataaaaattaccTGAAATTTCCAACAGTCTTTTTTATAGAAGTCATTAACAGTTCTATGACTCTCCTAGGCACTAGACAAGGGAGAGAAATAGACTTCTGAAACgtaatattttccaattttttggGGACCTAATGAAACCTAACCTCCATTTTATGACCCAACTGAACATATAAAGGAGATGAAACAGAGCAAAAACCGAGAGTGAAGCAATAACCCAAACATTTCCTagtcttttcattatttttctcaGCACACAACAAGGTTTAAGGAAATTgcaattgaaataaatataatataaatctATGTCAAAATAGTAAAACCTAACAAACGAGattttgacctttttttttttggtccaaAAATCAAATATTCAGTCCATGCATTCCCATTATGTTTCTCCATGTTTGCCTTTTGGGTCAAACAAGTtcaatgtttattattttttagtcaaATATTCATACAACCAAGCCTAGAGATAAGAGATAGATGATGTAAAAACTAACCTGAGATACCAGCGGTGCAGTAAACAAGGGCAAAGATCATGCCACCGAAGGCCCAAGCAATGCCTTGGATACCAACACTGGCACACTTAGAAGGTGCCCTATTAACACCCATGACGGTCAAGACGGTGATGTAAAGGAACAAGAAAGTTGCCACAAACTCAGCAATCCCAGCTCTCCAAAAAGACCATGAGTAGAGCTCACCATGTTCGAAAAGTGGAGCTGGTGGTGGCTCATTGTAGTCCTTGTCTGTCTGTGCTGTTGTCCCTATAGGTTGCCTTTCTGAGAACTTGTTTGCTCCCAGCCTAACATCCTCTTCTTTGccttccatttcttttttctctctagGTATAATGGAGAAAGAATCTGAAGCTTGATGGAATTAGATAAGGTAAAGGGTTCTGAAAAGGTGGTGAGAGTAAAGGTAATATACAGAAAGGCTAACAAAGAAGCAATGTTGATTAAAAGTTGTTTCTTATGGGATTAATGAAGAGTGGAAAGTGCCAAAATGAAAACGTAAAAGGATCTGTCATGACGTCAGTATATGTTGGCTCAAAGGCTCTGATCTTATCTATTTCTCCCAGGAATAGCAAATTTCGAAAGAAACTCTCCTTAATGGCCGAATAAGCGAGGAATTGCATTGCATGTGCATGTGAATGTGCATGTGGAGGCTGATGAGGAAACCATTTTGGCCGCTGTGGGAGAGCGTGACACATTCGGGGCCTCgagagaataaaatattttggacTTGAGTTCTTTAAGTTACCTTGATAAATTACTTTGGCTGATCAAGCTGGTAGCTTTAAACTATGGGTGTATTAATGCAGTGCCTTTTCTTACGAGAATGACAAAACGATGACAAGTGGTAGGAAAATGTGACCAAACCAATCCATTTCCATTATGAGGTGGCTACCTTCGCATCATCGGTTTCTTTTTTGGCGGAACAGTACTAGTAGGAGGTTCCATTCAAACAAGAACAAAACCTTTGATAAAACCATCCGTCAAAGTGGTCAAAGGTACGAACTGACTTCCTAAGGCATCAGTGCTCCTATTTCCTTCTCTGAAGCCATGCCTAATCGATGAACTCTGAATAGTAGTTAGAAGTATTCTACAATCATCAATTAAAGTAGGTATTAGAGTTCTGATCATTGGAAATAAAGCTAATTACAACCGTCAAATGGAGTCCATCTCTAGTAGCCCACAACTCGACTTCGGCACTTGTGGTGCAAGGGATATAGCGAACGATTCTACTACCCAATTTTCATCATGGTCTCGGATAATGGCATCCACACCCGTCTTCCCCAAGTTTCTTACAGAGGATTCGTCCGTATTAAGTTTCATCCAATCTCATGGTGGATTAGACCATTTTACCGgaacaaaagaaagaagatagTGTCTCTTACGTGCCATGGAAATAGCAAAAAACTCGACTGCTCCAGAGATGACTTTGCTTTGATGGTCTTTTATTGACCATCAGTTTTTGGATCATACTCATCtggatatatatttatatatattatttcgaTTAGAAAGTAAAGGAGTTTAAATATGGTAACTTTACTTAAATTTGGTGTAGTCCAAAATataagtttgaaattttgtttaaatttatttatatttataaataattaactcaAATCTATTTTAGACCACccagattatttttatttttaaaaatattatattgtattgtatttatttttatatttaataatgtctttttttccatttatattaaggtaaattatcaaaatagtcattttgtttccttagattacattttagtcatttatttttgaaatgttacgttttagttatttacattaatgtgttgtaatattttagccACTGATCCATTATTGTCGTTAAcagtgtaatggtaagctgacgtgttgataacactctagaataacgtatttttatgtattaattatgtatttattctgagtatgatcctgctaatttgagctatttatgatcttttatctcatagggactaaatttgaggcaaaagtgaaattaagggccaaaagcgtgaatttagagataaaatgggccaatgtgcgacacaaggaaaagttggtgccaaaagtgcaagcatggaggacacaagggttgaaatgcaaaaagaagagattttattttattaaactctattttaattatattaggataattaatattgagataattattaaagattatttttaggattttattttatctttatatatcttcaattaaatgtatttatcttttaggaatttaagtagaattagaatatctcccctagcactataaatagggggtgaagtgactcaaaaggggatctcatctttttctttttctgtaaacaccctctccccaaaagtctaggcttttgttcttttcatattttctttcaataaaatctttgtttttattttatttattttcttttctaccacaaccatgagccactaaatccatctagccgaaggttggcaaaaatccccaaaaaggTTCTTGAGGCTAagaatccgtacttagccttctcgctgagtattcatcgtttctccgcactacggggctgacgcttccgtccaagtcccttaagaagtaagtttttcaacatatgcaaaggcggccgctttgtatgttttgggaaggttgtacagtcggttcgttagcttactgcgtcagaggttggcgagcccaagagacaaaatggcgtgggattcgccattgagaagcgttgatctagcataagacgatcccac
This genomic window contains:
- the LOC105802702 gene encoding aquaporin PIP1-3, encoding MEGKEEDVRLGANKFSERQPIGTTAQTDKDYNEPPPAPLFEHGELYSWSFWRAGIAEFVATFLFLYITVLTVMGVNRAPSKCASVGIQGIAWAFGGMIFALVYCTAGISGGHINPAVTFGLLLARKLSLTRAIFYMVMQCLGAICGAGVVKGFQPSRYEVLGGGANVVNHGYTKGDGLGAEIVGTFVLVYTVFSATDAKRNARDSHVPILAPLPIGFAVFLVHLATIPITGTGINPARSLGAAIIYNRDHAWNDHWIFWVGPFIGAALAALYHQIVIRAIPFKSRA